The Streptococcus equi subsp. equi nucleotide sequence GGCCTTAGACCTGTTTTGGCCATGCCTAAGGCCATGCCCTTTCTTGCCTTACATCAATATTGGCTGCTCTTAATCTTAGGCCTTGTGCTTGGCTGTCTGGGCTTTCTTTATGAAGAGGTCATTTTACATTTTCATAGGGTTTATGATTTTCTTGGAAAGAGCTTGCGCCTAGCGCCGCATTTTCATGGGCTGATTGTTGTTGCTATTATCCTGCTGATTGGCTATTATTTGCCACAGCTATTGGGCGGAGGTCATGGTTTGATTATGTCCTTGTCAGAGCAAAAGCTACCACTGTTGACTGTTCTTGCTTACTTCTTTATTCGATTTTTAGGGAGTATGTTTAGCTATGGCAGTGGCCTGCCTGGAGGAATTTTTTTGCCTATTCTAACCTTAGGTGCCTTGTCCGGAACTATTTTTGGATTGATTCTTCAGCAAATAGGACTGTTAGATCGCCAGATGATTCCTCTCTTTTTAGTATTGGGAATGGCAGGCTACTTTGCTGCTGTATCAAAGGCACCCTTGACAGGAATGATCTTAGTGACTGAAATGGTAGGGGATCTGAAGCCCTTAATGGCCATTGCTGTTGTGACCTTCGTGGCCTACTTGGTGATGGATTTGTTAAATGGTCAGCCTATCTATGAAGCAATGCTAGAGAAAATGGCTATCAAACACCCAACAGATCTAGTGGAGCCGACCCTGATCGAATTACCTGTAAGTGAGAAAATTGCAGGCAGATATGTCCGAGACCTGAAGCTACCTAAAAACGTTTTAATTACAACGCAGCTCCACCATAAGAAATCACAGGTCGTCTCAGGTGATACGCTATTGATTTCAGGTGCTACGATCTTTTTGGTGGTCAATGAAGCTGATACAGGCTTTGTTCGAGAGGTCTTGATGTAGAGCAAGGTCGGTTAAGCAGTCAGCAGTAGCTGTGCTACCGATCAAAGAAGCAGATCAGTGCTTTTTCTCATCTGATGAAAGGTATTGATTTGCTTTTTTTGTGTTATTAAACCTTTGTTAGCAAGAGCCATAGCCTTAGCAGTCGTATCTGATGAATACCTGCTGTCTTTTTGTTATACTTAAGTATCAATCAAAGGAGCTTTATATGCTAGAAGTTATTTCAAAAGAGCTGCGCCATTACCAAAAGAATAAGCTTGCCGCCTATCAAAAAAGAACCAAGGCATAGAAGCTGGTGGAATTGTTTTTGCTGGCGATTCGTTAATCGAATTTTTCCCGTTGAAAAAATATTTCAAACAGGTCTCAACCATTTATAATCGCGGAATTGCAGGGATAGACAGTCAGTGGTTGCTAGAGCATATTGACAGTCATGTGAATGATCTGGAGCCCAGTCATGTGTTTATCCTGATTGGCTGTAATGATATTGGGCTTGGCTTTGATCAATCGCATATCGTATCGACCATTGTTGATCTTATTAGTCGTATTCGCAGTCAGTCTATTTATACTAGGATTAGCCTTCTGTCCTTATTGCCGGTTTCTGAAAATCCCGCCTATCAGGCGACTGTCAAGCTAAGGACAAATAGGGCTATTGATGAGATTAATCAAGCATTAGCAATGATACCAGCGATTGAATTTATTGATCTTAACGCCTGCTTAAAGGACGAGACTGGTGGCTTAGCAGCTGCTTATACGGTAGATGGCATTCATCTTAATGCCCTTGGCTATGAACACTTAGCTCAAGCTATTAGTCCCTATCTATGAAAGGTAAAGGCTGGAGCTGCTAATTTGTAAGGGATCTTTAAAAAACAAGCACTGATGAATCATCATTGAAACCCTTCAGAGTGCCGATAGGCTGCACAATCAAAGAAGCATTAGGTTTGTCTATGACGCCCTTGTGTTAAGCTGGCTTTTAGGTTTATACTGCGAGAAAATCAGTCATTGGGCTGGGAGTCTCAAAGCTTAGCTGTGGTAATTAAATGCGAGCTCCTGCTAGCTTGTGCTGATCAAGCAGTATAGCAAGGAGGGACTGAACTTTTAGTCTCAGATAATATTAGACTTTTTATCCTATATTAAACGATTTAGTGTATAATAAACAGGAAGGAGTTAAAATGAAATTTGAAAAAAAACAAGTCTTTTATGTTGTGCTTGCCTTTGTGCTTTGTTATGCTATTCAAGCTAATTGGGATAATGGGGCTAATATTGTCACAACCGTTTATAAGACAAGCCTGCCCTTTCTTTATGGAGCAGCAGTCGCCTATATTGTTAATATTGTCATGAGTGCCTATGAAAGAGCTTATACTTATACCCTAAAACCCTTTCCTTTTGCCATGAAGGCTAGAAGAGGGCTCTGTATGCTTTTGGCATATTTTACCTTTATCAGCTTGATCGTATGGATTATTTCTATTGTAATCCCTGATTTGATTGCAAGCATTAGCTCGTTAACGCAATTTGATACAAGAGCTATCAAGGAGGTCATCAGTGATTTAGGTCACAATAAGCTGATTGCACGTGCCATTAATTACATTGGTGGAGATGCTAAGCTGACAGAAACAATTACCAATTATAGCCAGCAGCTGCTCAAGCAATTTATAGGTGTTCTAACCGGTATTTTGACATCGGTTACAGCAGTTGCCTCAGCCATTATCAATGTGGTTATCAGCTTTGTCTTTTCCCTGTATGTGCTTGCTAGCAAGGAAGAGCTTTGTCAGCAGGCAACTACCTTAATTGACACCTATACTGGTAAATACGCAAAGGCCATTCATTATTTAGTGGGTTTGCTGCATAGTCGTTTTCGTGGCTTCTTTGTGAGTCAGACGCTTGAAGCAATGATTTTAGGCTCCTTGACTGCCATTGGCATGTTTATCCTGCAATTACCCTTTGCAGGAACTATTGGAGTCTTGGTTGCTTTTACTGCCTTGATCCCTGTTGTTGGTGCTTCAATCGGTGCTGCGATAGGCTTTGTTTTGATTATGACTCAGTCAATGTCGCAGGCAGTCGTCTTTATTGTCTTTCTTGTTATACTACAGCAAATCGAGGGGAATTTTATTTATCCCAGAGTGGTTGGTGGGTCTATCGGGTTACCAGCTATGTGGGTCTTAATGGCAATCACCATTGGTGCTGCTCTCAAAGGCATTGTTGGTATGATCGTTGCAGTGCCATTAGCGGCAACGCTTTATCAAGTGGTAAAGGATCACATTCATAAAAAGCAGGCCTTACAAAATCGTCAGTCCAGCTAATTAACAGCATCAGATCAAGGAAAACGTCTATTACAAGACCGATTTCTTGGTCTTTTATGCTGTCTGATTGACTGCGTATGGCCTTATTTTTATGCTGTGGTAATGAAAAAAGCCGTCTTATTTATCGAATATCATTAGTGGAGGTAATAAGATGTATTCCATCAAAACTGATCATAAATTAATGCCTAGAGAGCGTTTGATTCGACTGGGTCCAGAAAAGCTAAGCAATCAAGAGCAACTAGCGATCCTACTTAGGACAGGTAACAAGGAAAAGCATGTCTTAGAGTTGTCTGCTTATTTATTGTCAAGCTTAGATAGTCTAGCTGACTTGAAGAAATTTTCTTTACAAGAACTACAGCGCTTATCCGGGATAGGAAAGGTCAAGGCTATTGAGATTAAGGCCATGCTGGAGCTGGCAGACCGTATTCAGATAGCGGGACAAGCAGTAGCAGATCCTGTCTTATCTAGTGCTCAGGTGGCTGAAAAGATGATGATTGAATTAGGAGACAAGCAGCAGGAGCATTTAGTCGCTATTTATCTCGATAGTCAAAATAAAATCATTGAAGAAAAGACGATATTTATAGGAACCGTCAGAAAATCAATTGCAGAGCCTAGAGAAATTCTTTATTATGCGTGTAAAAATATGGCGACTAGCCTTATTGTTGTTCACAATCATCCCTCAGGCCTGACCAAGCCAAGCGCAAATGACTATCACTTCACAGAAAAAATAAAACGATCATGTGATTATTTAGGACTTATCTGCCTAGATCACATTATCGTTAGTAAGTATGACTACTATAGCTTTCGGGAAAAATCAGATTTATTTTGAGTTAGAAACTATGGATAAACCAATCAAAGAGCCTTAGGTCTTCTTCTCTAATAGCCTGAAGCAGCTCTGGGTGCCACTGGACACCGAGAAAGGGAATATCAGGATTGCAGGAGATAACAGCCTCGATGGTGCCATCGTTAGGATCCCTTGCAATCACTCTTAAGTCCTCTGCGACCTGCTTTAGGCTCTGGTGGTGAAATGAATTAATCAGCGCTCTTGGACCATAGATAGGGTACAAAGGTGAAGTCTTTTCGATCACTATCTCCTGTGATAAACAGTCAGAGGCAGTCTTTTGCCAATGGCCCTCAATGTGCTGGTTTAGACTGCCACCTAGAGCAACATTTATTAACTGCATACCGCGACAAATCCCTAAAATTGGTTTTTTCTGCGCTAGGGCTTCTTTAATGATGGCTAGCTCAAAGATGTCACGCTGGGGTGAAAAATCACCATCAAGTGCAGCTCTTTTTCATGATAATATTTAGGATCAACATGCTGACCACCAATAAGAATGATTTTATCAACCATTGCGACATAGGATTTGGCAGCCGCCTCATCCCCAATCGGAAGAAGTAAGGGTAGGCCACCAGATCTTGTCACAGCCTCGATGAAGCTTGTTGGAGCATAGGAGCAAGGCAGGTTATCTAGAGCCTTGGTCCCCCTTTGGTTAGCAGTTATCCCAATAATTGTTTTAGACACGACCTTCTCCATTAATCAAGATGATTTTGGTTCATAAAGTATAGCAAGGTTTGCAACTCGCTGGTCAAATCAACAGATTGGACGATCACACCTTTTGGAACCTGTAAGTGAAGTGGAGCAAAGCTTAAAATACCGCGAATGCCAGCTTCAATCAGTTGATCTGCAACCTCTTGAGCATAGATGCTTGGGACTGTTAGAATAGCCGTTTCAATGCCTGAATTATCCAGGTGCTCCTTAATGGTAGAAATGCCATAAATAGGAATATCATCAGGCGTTTTGGTGCCGACCATAGGATTATCATCAGTGTCAAATCCCATAACAATCTGCATTTTGTTTCGATCGTGGAAGCGGTAGTGAAGAAGTGCACGACCAATATTGCCGCAGCCAACTAAAATCACATGCGTTGTTGAGTGATCATTTAGCAAATCTGCAAAAAAATTCATTAATTTTGTGACATCATAGCCAAATCCACGTCGGCCTAATTCACCAAAGTAAGAAAAATCACGTCGAACAGTTGCAGAATCAATTCCCATAGCATCAGCAATCTGTTTTGAGCTTGCCTTTTCAACCTGATCAGCATAAAAGCGTTTAAAAATACGATAATAGAGTGATAAGCGTTTTGCAGTCGCTTTTGGAATAGATTTATCAATAACCACTTTTGTAGCTCCTTCTATTGTTATTTTAATGTTATCTATCACCATTGTAGCAGATAGATTGTGAAATATGCAACTATTTGACCATTCTTTTTGTGTTTTTCGTTATAAAATGACTTGACAGCACAAGCATTGGTATTTTTCAAACCCAGTCACCTCGAGTATAAAAAAGCAGACAATGAAGCACTTGCCCTTTAGGTCAGCTGCGATGGCTGGGCTTGTCTTGTTAAAGGCAAATGTACTGTCATTGTCTGATATTTCTCTGAGATTAGAAGAGCTCTTGTGTGCTTAGCATTCTTTTTTAATGAAAATATCACGCTCAACAAGGCTATCCATTAAAAAGTAAAACTTGTCCTGTAGTATGCTATGCTCTTCAGATTTAAAAATGTTCACCAGTCTTAGACCGGATTGGTCTGTTATAGCTAGCTTAAAGCCATCTAAATCTTTATTAATCGTAATTTTTAAAGGGAAGCCCTCACCCGAATTAGGGACTTTTTCCAGTAGTCGTGTTAACTGATAGTGACCAATCTTGGTCTGACTAAAGGTTGTGTCTCTTAGGGTGTATTTTTTAATCTTTGGGCTAATCCTGTAGCTGTATTTGCAGTCTTTAAGGGCAATTTCTTTTTCAAATGCCATATGATCCTCCTAAAATATTTTTGAGCTGGGTTGCTAGTGCGATAACGTCTTTTTGAGTATTTTGCTCTGAAAAGCTAACTCGAATAGCTTCTGTGAGACGATGGGACTGCTTGCCGAAATAAGCTGCCAAAACGTGACTTGGCTCAACAGCACCAGCTGTACAAGCAGAGCCTGACGACACAGCAAAGCCTGCTAAATCAAGCTGAGTCAGTAATACATGATTTTGGTAACCAGGAAAGCCGATATTAATGATATAGGGAAGATGACACTCATTATGATTGAGCTGATAAGAAATACCTTCTAATTCACTAAGCAAGAGCTGTGATAGCTCTTTAGCATGCTGGTAATGCTGTGGCAGCCTTGAGACAGCCTCATCTAATGCTTGGGTCATGCCGACGATATTAATCAGGCTTTCAGTGCCGGCTCTTTGTTTGTTTTCTTGATTGCCGCCATGTAAGAGGGGGGCCAACTTTAAGCCTTTATTGTATAAAAAACCAGTCCCCTTTGGTCCATGAAACTTATGGGCAGAGGCAGAGAGCAAATCAATCCCCAAATCTGCCGGCTGTATTGGGACCTTGCCAATAGCTTGGACAGCATCAACATGAAAGACAGCCTGATGCTGCTTTAGCATGCTACCAACAGCCTGAATAGGCAGCAAATCTCCCGTTTCGTTGTTAGCAAACATCATGCTGACTAAGATTGTATCCTCTCTTAAGGCAGCTTGGAGCTGATTTAGATCAATGATTCCATTTTTAGCCTCAAGGTAGGTCACCTCAAAGCCAAATCGTTCTTCCAGATAGGCCATTGTGCTTAACACGGAATGATGCTCAATAGCAGTTGTAATCAAGTGTTTGCCTTTTTCCTGATGAGCTAAGGCATAGCCCTTGATAGCAGTATTGTTACTTTCAGTACCTCCTGAGGTAAAGATAATGTGGTTTTCTGCAGCTCCTAGGCAGTTGGCAATAGCTTTTCGGCACTCTCTTAATTGTTTGTTTGCCTGCCGCCCATAAGCATGAATACTAGATGGGTTACCAAAATCATCAGCCATAGCTTCAGTCATCGCCTTGATAGCAGCCTGACTAAGCGATGTTGTAGCAGCATTATCAAAATAAATCATGATTAGTTAGTGCTTTCAGGTTTGTAAGAAAACAGTGGACTTAGTGGTTTTCTTTCGTGAATGCGAATGATAGCCTCTGCAATTAAATCACTGGCACTAAGATAGGTTACTGTTTTAGGGATACGATTTTTAGTCTTGACAGAGTCCGTGACAATGATCTCTTTGATTGGAGCAGTCTCTAAAATATCAGCTGCACCTCCTGCAAAAATCCCATGACTAGCCACTGCATAAATGTCAGTTGCGCCTGCACATTCTAGGATCTTAGCTGCCTCTGCAAAGGTTTTTCCTGTGTTGAGAATGTCATCAATCAAGATAGCCTTCTTGCCAGCAACATCACCAATCACATAGCCTTCTTCGCGCTCAGCATCGTCTTGTGCATAATCGATAATGGCAATTGGAGAGTTAAGATACTCTGCTAAGCTTCTAGCACGCTTGATACCAGAATTTTTAGGGCTGACAATAACCGTATCAGGTCCTGAGAGGCCCAGTGGATAATAGTGCTTTGCAAAAAGAGGCACTGTAAATAAATTATCAACTGGAATGTCAAAAAAGCCTTGGACCTGAACCGCATGCAAATCAAGGGTTACAACGCGATCAATCCCTGCTTTGGTCAGCATGTTTGCGACCAGCTTTGCTGTAATAGGCTCGCGAGACTTTGCAACACGATCCTGACGCGAATAACCAAAATATGGCAAAACAATATTGACTGTATTAGCACTTGCACGCTTACAAGCATCAATCATGATGAGCAGCTCCCATAGGTTATCGTTGACAGGAAAGCTTGTTGATTGAATGATATAAATATCATCACCACGAACTGTTTCTTCAATGTTAATCATGATCTCACCATCAGAAAATTGACGAGATGAGACCTTTCCAAGCGGAATACCAGCAGCCTTAGAAATTTTTTCAGCGATTGCGAGATTTGAAGTGAGTGAGAACAGCTTGATTTGCTTGTCAGCATATCGTTCAGTCATGATAAAATTAGCTCCTTACATTACATTAACGATAGAATAACAGGTTAACAGTTATTCAAGATTACAAATAGACAGTACTATTTTAACAAAAAAACAGAAAAATTTCAGTCTTTCTGTTGATTTTCTGTCCTCTCCTAGGATTTTTTAAGGGTCTTGCTAAAGCGAGCGACCTTGCTTTTGGAATATTTAAAGGTGATCTGATGCTGGGCTAAAAAGTGGTCAAAATCAACCTTTCCTCTTACAGGATCAGTCACCTCTAGCTCAAGCTCATAGTCTTTGATACCAGCATATTGATTATAATCCAGCGCTAGCTTGCCAATAGGAGTATCTGCCTCTCGACGAATGGTAGTCAGGTTTCCGAAGGTTTTTATAGCAGATAGGTCAACGTCAAGAGTGCTGATAATATCAAGGATAGCTGATTTTGGTAGCTGTCCTGTCTGAATGATAGCTTTTGCTTGGGTGTCATCAAGCTCTAAATTGTACTCGCGATTACCAACCTTTTCAGGGACTTTTAAGGTTAATTCAGCAGGAGCAGCAACAAAGGTGCGAATGCGAAGTGACATTTTATGAGCCTTGAGATCAAAATGATCAGTATCAATGTAATAATTTGTCTGGGTAACTGGTGGGACATGAGTCATTTGAGAGAGGAGGCGATTATATTCGTCCTTTGTCAGTAAGGTCTTGTATTCGATTTCTAGGTTAGTCATGCGAACGTTCCTTTTAACTATATTTTATGCTATAATAAATTGTTATCTTAATTTTATATTAATATCCGAGGTTTGACAAGAAAGGAGAGAAAGGATGGCTTTAGATTGGGAAGAATTTTTGGATCCTTATATACAAACGGTTGGCGAATTGAAAATTAAGCTGCGCGGTATCCGAAAGCAGTTTCGCAAGCAAAACCGTTATTCTCCTATTGAGTTTGTGACTGGACGTGTCAAGTCGGTTGAGAGCATCAAGGAAAAAATGGCCTTGCGTGGTGTCTTGGAAGAAAATATCGCTCAAGATATTCAAGACATCGCTGGGCTTAGGATTATGGTGCAGTTTGTGGACGATATTGAGGACGTTTTGTCCTTGCTTAGACAAAGACAGGACATGACAATTGTTTATGAGCGAGACTACATTAGAAACATGAAATCTAGTGGTTATCGCTCGTATCATGTTGTCGTTGAGTATCCTGTTGATACCATTGAGGGTCAAAAAAAGTATTAGCAGAAATTCAAATCCGTACTTTAGCAATGAATTTTTGGGCAACCATTGAGCATTCCTTGAACTACAAGTACGGTGGTGATTTTCCAGAAGAAATAAAAAAACGATTAGAGGTTACAGCAAAAATTGCTTTGGAGCTTGATGAAGAAATGCGAAAAATTCGTGAAGACATTCGTGAAGCACAATTGTTATTTGATCCTGTAACACGTCATTTGAGTGATGGTGTAGGAAATAGTGATGACACAGATGAATTATACAGATAAAGTAAAGCGCGTTGCTATCATTGCAAACGGCAAATATCAGAGTAAGCGCCTTGCCTCAAAGCTTTTTGGCGTCTTTAAGGACGATCCGAGTTTTTACCTATCCAAAAAAAATCCGGATATTGTGATTTCAATTGGCGGAGATGGCATGCTTCTATCAGCCTTTCATATGTACGAAAAAGAATTAGACAGGGTGCGATTTGTAGGCATTCACACTGGACACCTTGGTTTTTACACTGATTATCGTGATTTTGAGGTTGATCAATTGATAGCCAATCTTAGAAGAGACACCGGTGAGCAAATTTCTTACCCTATTTTAAAGGTAGTTATTACGCTTGATGACGGTCGCCTGTTTAAGGCTAGGGCTCTCAATGAAGCAACTATTAAGCGTATCGAGAAAACGATGGTTGCAGATATTATCATTAACAATGTCAAGTTTGAAAGCTTTCGTGGTGATGGCATCTCTGTATCCACACCAACTGGAAGCACAGCCTATAACAAATCCTTAGGTGGAGCTGTATTGCACCCAACGATTGAGGCCCTTCAGCTAACAGAAATCTCGAGCCTGAACAATCGTGTATTTAGAACCTTGGGGTCCTCAGTGATTATTCCTAAAAAAGATAAAATTGAGCTTGTTCCAAAAAGACTAGGCGTTTATACTGTCTCTGTTGACAATAAAACCTACCACTTAAAAAATGTGGTTAAGGTGGAATATTTTATCGGCAATGAAAAGATTCATTTTGTGTCCTCACCTAGCCACACCAGCTTTTGGGAAAGGGTTAAGGACGCTTTTATTGGGGATAGTGAATCATGAGGTTTGAATTTGTTGCAACTAAAAAAACAAAGGTAAAGACCCTTTTAAAAGAGCACGATGTGTCAAAGGGATTGCTCGCTAAGATTAAATACAAGGGTGGCAATATATGGGTAAATGGCGTTGCGCAAAATGCCATTTATTTATTGGATATTGGTGATGTGGTGGCTATTGATATTCCAAATGAGGAGTCCTTTGAGCAATTGACAGCGATTTCGCATGACCTTGATATTGTGTATGAGGACGAACATTTTCTCATTCTCAACAAGCCTGCTGGCTACGCTAGCATTCCAAGTGCTATCCATTCTAATACTATAGCTAATTTTATCAAGGCTTATTATATCAAGCAGGACTATCCCAATAAACAGGTTCATATTGTGACGCGCTTAGATCGGGATACCAGTGGCTTAATGCTCTTTGCCAAGCATGGCTATGCCCATGCCAGATTAGATAAGCAGCTACAGCAAAGAGCTATCAATAAACGCTATTATGCTCTTGTTTGTGGTCAGGAGAGGCTTCCAGATCAAGGTGAGATTATAGCTCCTATTGGCCGTACGGACGACAGCATTATCACAAGAACTGTCACGCCAAAGGGAAAGTATGCTAAGACAAGCTACAAGGTCATTGCCCGCTATCCTGAAAATGTCTCTCTAGTGGATATTACGCTGCACACTGGTCGGACCCATCAAATTAGGGTACATTTTGCTCATCTTGGTTTTCCACTTTTGGGAGATGATCTGTATGGTGGTCGATTGGACCTTGGCATGACTAGACAGGCGCTGCATTGTCACCATCTTAGCTTTACGCACCCATTTACAGAAAGTAGAAGCGATCATACAATATGCTTGACAGATGACTTTGAGAGCGTTATCATAGATTTACAGAAAAAAGATAGAGGTTAGTTAATGAGTATTCGTAATTTATTTGGTGGTTTAAGGGAAAAAATTGTCGGCAAAAACATGAAGATTGTTTTCCCTGAGGGAAATGATGAGCGTGTTGTACGTGCAGCAGCACGTCTAAAGTTTGAAGGTCTTGTTGAGCCAATTATTCTTGGTCAGGCAGATGATATTCGCAGCCTGCTAACACAGCTAGGCTTTGCTGAGCAGCACTATACAATCATTAACCCAAATGATTATGCTGATTTTGAGAAAATGAAAGCAGCCTTTGTAGAGCTTCGTAAGGTCAAGGCAACGCTTGAAGATGCTGATAGACTGCTTAGAGATGTCAATTACTTTGGTGTTATGCTGGTTAAGCTAGGCTTAGCAGATGGCATGGTTTCAGGGGCTATTCATTCAACAGCTGATACGGTGCGTCCGGCGCTTCAGATTATCAAGACAAAGCCAGGCATTTCTAGAACATCAGGTGTCTTTTTGATGAATCGCGAAAATACAGAGCAGCGTTTAGTGTTTGCTGATTGTGCCATTAATATTGACCCAACTGCTCAGGAGCTCGCAGAAATTGCGGTAAACACAGCAGATACTGCGAAAATTTTTGATATTGATCCTAAGGTTGCCATGCTTAGCTTTTCAACAATGGGCTCTGCTAAAGCCCCACAGGTTGAAAAGGTTCAAGAGGCCGTCCGTATTGCTAAGGAATTGAGGCCAGAGCTTGCTTTAGACGGTGAGCTTCAATTTGACGCAGCCTTTGTACCAAGTACAGCAGCGATCAAAGCCCCTGATTCATCAGTGGCAGGCCATGCGAATGTTTTTGTCTTCCCAGATTTACAGTCTGGAAATATTGGCTATAAGATTGCTCAGCGCTTAGGCATGTTTGATGCTATCGGACCAATCCTGCAAGGATTGAACAAGCCTGTTAATGATTTATCACGTGGCTCTAGTGCAGAGGATATTTACAAGCTAGCTATTATTACAGCAGCGCAAGCGCTTGAAAATGAGTCTATCAATTAACTGCTAATAGCCATTAAGTTCACAAGGCTTAGCTATAGTAGATGTTGCTTAAAACGAGTTGGATAAGCCAGCTCGTTTTTTCAGAAAGTGAGGAAGGAAATGACAAAGATTGCATTAGTAACAGGCGCCTCTGCTGGCTTTGGTAAAGCCATTGCAGAGCAGTTAATAGCCCAAAACATCAAGGTGATCGGAGCAGCCCGCCGCATAGAAAAGCTAAGAGAGCTAGAAGGTATTTTTGGTTCTGAGAGGTTTTATCCGCTTCAAATGGACGTTTCAGAACCAACTGCCATTGATAAAGCACTTGCAGAATTACCTAAAGAATGGCAGGCCATTGATATTTTAGTTAATAATGCAGGACTAGCCTTAGGACTTGATAAGGCCTATGAGGCTGATGTCGCCAACTGGCTAACCATGATTAATACTAATATTATTGGGCTTATCTATTTAACACGTCAGGTATTACCGCAAATGGTAAGCAGCAACAATGGCATGATCATCAATATCGGCTCAACTGCTGGCACTATTCCCTATCCGGGAGCTAATGTTTATGGGGCTTCAAAAGCCTTTGTTAAGCAGTTTTCGCTTAATTTAAGGGCAGATTTAGCAGGAACAAATATCAGGGTGACCAATATTGAGCCTGGCCTTTGTGAGGGAACAGAGTTTTCTCATGTTCGCTTTAAGGGTGACCATGAGCGTGTTAAAGCACTTTATGCAGGTGCACATGCTATTCAGCCAAGGGATATCGCAAATACTGTCTCATGGATTATTGATCAGCCAGAGCATGTTAACATTAACCGCGTGGAAATGATGCCTGTCTCACAAAGCTATGGTTCTCAGCCTGTTAGCCGTCATGACTAAGAATTACAAGAGCAGATGTAAAAGGATTGTCGAAGTGCAACCCAAAAAGACTTAAAGCCTAGCTGTTTTATAGCCTGGCTTTAAGTCTTTTTCTCTAATTTTTCTTAGAAATGATCCGAAAGAGAAGGTCCAGATGTGACATCTGACCACCCAACAATGGCCTGCCCTGTTTCTTCCAAATAGTGCTGCAGCATAGGCTTGAAGTCCAAAATCATGTCATAGACCCCAACAAATTGCTTGGTATCATCGTACAAGGCTTGATATTGCTGCATATAAATATGATCCTGTGAAGCAGTCGGAATAAGATACAGCTTACTGCCAGTTGCCGCCTTGTGCAAATCAGTCAAGATCCAATCCTCAATGACATCATGCTTATCAGAAGCAAAAAAATTGCCATTAAAGCGATGATTATCAAAGATGATCTGCCCCTGATGATCAGCAATTCTAGCCTGAAGGGGAAGATAGGTTAAAAAATGTGGGGCTAAGGCTTGGTAAAATTGCATGAGGTATTTAGCAAGTCTTAAAGTTTGCTGACTATCAGTAAAGGTATGATCACTAACGGTAAATCCTTGCTCTTTGTCTGCCTGATTAAAATAAAGTACAGGTAGTGAGGCTTCAAGGTTCTGAAAGGTAAAAATGGCCTGAGCCTTTTTGAGCTGCTCAGTAGTCAGCTGACGGACAATAGTGATATGAAACAGATAGCTAAACTCTTGTGATAAGGTGGTAAAAAAAGTCTTTTGCAGATTAT carries:
- the ydfG gene encoding NADP-dependent L-serine/L-allo-threonine dehydrogenase, with protein sequence MTKIALVTGASAGFGKAIAEQLIAQNIKVIGAARRIEKLRELEGIFGSERFYPLQMDVSEPTAIDKALAELPKEWQAIDILVNNAGLALGLDKAYEADVANWLTMINTNIIGLIYLTRQVLPQMVSSNNGMIINIGSTAGTIPYPGANVYGASKAFVKQFSLNLRADLAGTNIRVTNIEPGLCEGTEFSHVRFKGDHERVKALYAGAHAIQPRDIANTVSWIIDQPEHVNINRVEMMPVSQSYGSQPVSRHD
- the eutD gene encoding phosphotransacetylase, whose amino-acid sequence is MSIRNLFGGLREKIVGKNMKIVFPEGNDERVVRAAARLKFEGLVEPIILGQADDIRSLLTQLGFAEQHYTIINPNDYADFEKMKAAFVELRKVKATLEDADRLLRDVNYFGVMLVKLGLADGMVSGAIHSTADTVRPALQIIKTKPGISRTSGVFLMNRENTEQRLVFADCAINIDPTAQELAEIAVNTADTAKIFDIDPKVAMLSFSTMGSAKAPQVEKVQEAVRIAKELRPELALDGELQFDAAFVPSTAAIKAPDSSVAGHANVFVFPDLQSGNIGYKIAQRLGMFDAIGPILQGLNKPVNDLSRGSSAEDIYKLAIITAAQALENESIN
- a CDS encoding Na+ driven multidrug efflux pump, which translates into the protein MTKTIYTLALVDDKNNLQKTFFTTLSQEFSYLFHITIVRQLTTEQLKKAQAIFTFQNLEASLPVLYFNQADKEQGFTVSDHTFTDSQQTLRLAKYLMQFYQALAPHFLTYLPLQARIADHQGQIIFDNHRFNGNFFASDKHDVIEDWILTDLHKAATGSKLYLIPTASQDHIYMQQYQALYDDTKQFVGVYDMILDFKPMLQHYLEETGQAIVGWSDVTSGPSLSDHF